One window from the genome of Thalassospira xiamenensis M-5 = DSM 17429 encodes:
- a CDS encoding TraR/DksA family transcriptional regulator has translation MSERSDIDIAFLRQRLEDRRADISAHSNHSEDYRKPVELDQQAVGRLSRMDALQDQQMHLEQERRRAAELDRIEKTLARIEHADYGFCHNCGEEIEKKRLEFDPTTPLCVDCAAHVKHS, from the coding sequence ATGTCTGAGCGTAGCGATATTGACATTGCATTCTTGCGTCAGCGACTTGAAGACCGGCGCGCGGATATAAGTGCCCATTCAAATCATTCGGAAGATTATCGAAAGCCGGTCGAGCTTGATCAGCAGGCCGTCGGCCGCCTGTCACGGATGGATGCGCTTCAGGATCAGCAAATGCATCTGGAACAGGAGCGTCGTCGTGCTGCCGAACTTGATCGCATCGAAAAGACGCTGGCCCGGATCGAGCATGCCGATTACGGCTTCTGCCACAATTGTGGCGAAGAAATCGAGAAGAAGCGTCTGGAATTTGACCCGACCACACCGCTTTGCGTTGATTGCGCTGCCCATGTCAAACACAGTTAG
- the pncB gene encoding nicotinate phosphoribosyltransferase, whose amino-acid sequence MTVTDIATRTYNHNFKLDPIIRSLLDTDFYKLLMLQAIWQEHPDVDVTFSLINRSRHIRLGDIIDEGELRAQLDHARSLRFTRQELIWLAGATFYGRNHMFKPEFIRWLGDFQLPEYELRKIDGQFELHFTGPWTHSSMWETPALAIITELRSRAVLRNRGRFELDVLYARAKAKLWEKVERLRDLPDLVLADFGTRRRHGFLWQRWCVEALKEGIGNRFIGTSNVLLAMTADIEAIGTNAHELPMVEAAISKNDDELAASPYRVLEQWRQHYSGNLLIALPDTYGTAAFLEGAPDWLADWTGFRPDSAPPIEGGEQIIRWWEEHGRDPREKLLVFSDNLDIDAIIETYLHFHGRVRMSFGWGTNLTNDFRGCDPAGEQGLEPMSLVCKVTSANGHPAVKLSDNPEKISGDPRQVERYIRVFGHPTRQG is encoded by the coding sequence ATGACCGTTACCGATATTGCCACACGGACCTATAACCACAATTTCAAGCTTGATCCGATCATCCGCAGTCTTCTGGATACCGATTTTTACAAGCTTCTGATGTTGCAGGCGATCTGGCAGGAACACCCGGATGTGGACGTTACCTTTTCGCTGATCAATCGCAGCCGACATATAAGGCTTGGCGATATCATCGATGAAGGCGAATTACGTGCGCAGCTTGACCATGCACGCAGCCTGCGTTTTACCCGCCAGGAACTGATCTGGCTGGCGGGGGCGACATTTTACGGGCGCAACCATATGTTCAAGCCGGAATTTATCCGCTGGCTTGGCGATTTCCAATTGCCGGAATATGAATTGCGCAAGATCGACGGGCAGTTTGAACTGCATTTTACGGGGCCATGGACGCATAGTTCTATGTGGGAAACACCGGCCCTTGCGATCATTACCGAATTGCGGTCGCGTGCTGTGTTGCGCAATCGCGGGCGGTTCGAACTTGATGTGCTGTATGCGCGTGCCAAGGCCAAGCTTTGGGAAAAGGTTGAACGGCTTCGCGATTTGCCAGACCTTGTTCTTGCCGATTTCGGCACCCGGCGGCGGCATGGTTTTTTGTGGCAGCGCTGGTGTGTCGAAGCCCTGAAAGAGGGGATCGGCAACCGGTTCATCGGCACGTCAAATGTGTTGCTGGCAATGACCGCGGATATCGAGGCGATTGGTACCAACGCCCATGAATTGCCGATGGTCGAAGCGGCGATTTCCAAGAATGATGACGAACTTGCGGCTTCGCCTTATCGGGTGCTGGAGCAATGGCGCCAGCATTACAGCGGCAATCTTCTGATCGCGTTGCCCGATACATATGGAACGGCGGCGTTCCTAGAAGGCGCGCCCGACTGGCTGGCAGACTGGACCGGATTTCGCCCCGACAGTGCGCCACCGATTGAGGGTGGCGAACAGATCATCCGATGGTGGGAAGAACATGGCAGGGACCCGCGCGAGAAGCTTCTGGTGTTTTCTGACAATCTCGACATTGATGCGATTATCGAAACCTATCTGCATTTCCATGGCAGGGTCCGCATGAGCTTTGGCTGGGGCACGAACCTGACCAATGATTTTCGCGGTTGTGATCCGGCGGGGGAACAAGGGCTTGAGCCGATGTCACTGGTGTGCAAGGTGACAAGTGCCAATGGTCATCCGGCGGTCAAGCTTTCAGACAATCCGGAAAAGATTTCTGGCGATCCCAGGCAGGTCGAACGTTACATCCGGGTTTTTGGTCATCCCACAAGGCAAGGATAG
- a CDS encoding ATP-binding protein translates to MKKLFDRLFGSLVFKIGIAIVIVETILLGLFGGYYVQYFGAEIDRRIAEQISAPGRLIQDEQLKISVISDPKQLELLLGPHLREAMAIGFDGTIYHAMDPMLIGSDIASVPDFPKDRLSADLRSQVLFTTDGPDGRNMVSITPLFSLNANQPFMFAYFKVSTLGLEQSQRQMQSVLLIGSVLCILMTSGLIFLFMQQTVLRRLITAAQFVSEIQFGKLSARLKPAGRDEIGALERGLNTMAESLERRTNQHQIAQEALRDSEERFRDFTLSSADWYWEMGPDLKIAFASYKFYQLIEELNGSPQGQSFDKLGLKAETDHSWNSLIKRLESHLAFQNFEFSWMSRDGQKHFGRINGVPVFDLDGSFKGYRGTGSDVTSQHRATEEQHALQRQLATSQKLEAVGQMAGGVAHEFNNCLAGILSFAEVARAKIDDPERVKEYLDHVISLGERATSVADQLLMFSRRRIDQPTVVQVDTAITEMEKLLITLLEHRIELQIWANDAPLYTCVDPTQLSACILNLAINARDAMPDGGTLQISCYGATIPPADERSPDDEDDIFPKAAAGDYVVVTVQDTGTGIPADILGNIFEPFFSTKEPGKGTGLGLSIVHSWVEESNGFIDVESVEGEGTTFSIYLPRSEAGKVKASALQEIDYFPGNGERVLIVDDEQSLRTTAKIILEDAGFDALVARSAEEALQIITESQKTDRIDVILTDVVMSGLSGPQLAIEAQRQYPDLAVVFMSGYPARTRKEMEKMLGDYIFVKKPFRPAQLQKAIHEALAHKTERQRL, encoded by the coding sequence GTGAAGAAGCTTTTTGACCGCCTGTTTGGCAGTCTGGTTTTCAAGATCGGGATCGCAATTGTCATTGTCGAAACCATACTGCTTGGCCTATTTGGTGGTTACTATGTTCAATATTTCGGTGCAGAAATTGATCGGCGGATCGCCGAACAGATCAGTGCGCCCGGTCGCCTGATTCAGGATGAACAGCTCAAGATTTCCGTCATTAGCGATCCCAAGCAGCTTGAACTGCTGTTGGGACCGCATCTTCGCGAAGCCATGGCCATAGGCTTTGATGGTACGATCTATCACGCTATGGACCCGATGCTGATCGGATCCGATATTGCCTCTGTACCGGATTTCCCCAAAGACCGGCTTTCTGCCGATTTGCGCAGTCAGGTGCTGTTTACCACCGATGGCCCGGATGGCCGCAACATGGTCAGCATCACACCCCTGTTCAGCCTGAATGCCAACCAGCCCTTCATGTTTGCTTATTTCAAGGTCTCGACCCTCGGTCTGGAACAAAGCCAGCGACAGATGCAGTCGGTTCTGCTGATCGGCTCGGTTCTGTGCATTCTGATGACGTCGGGACTGATTTTCCTTTTCATGCAGCAAACCGTTCTGCGTCGCCTGATCACGGCCGCGCAATTTGTTTCTGAAATCCAGTTTGGAAAGCTTAGCGCCCGACTGAAACCGGCTGGTCGCGACGAAATCGGCGCGCTTGAACGTGGCCTGAACACCATGGCCGAAAGCCTGGAGCGGCGCACCAACCAGCACCAGATCGCCCAAGAGGCCCTTCGCGATAGCGAGGAACGTTTCCGCGACTTTACCCTGTCGTCCGCCGACTGGTACTGGGAAATGGGGCCGGACCTTAAAATCGCGTTTGCATCCTACAAATTCTATCAGCTGATCGAAGAACTGAACGGCTCCCCGCAGGGTCAATCCTTTGATAAACTGGGCCTCAAAGCTGAAACAGATCATAGCTGGAACAGTCTGATCAAACGGCTCGAAAGTCATCTTGCATTCCAGAATTTCGAATTTTCCTGGATGTCGCGGGACGGACAAAAACATTTCGGGCGCATCAATGGCGTCCCGGTTTTTGATCTTGATGGCTCGTTCAAGGGGTATCGTGGCACCGGTAGTGACGTCACATCACAGCACCGCGCGACCGAAGAACAGCATGCCCTGCAACGTCAGCTCGCCACGTCACAAAAACTCGAAGCCGTCGGTCAGATGGCAGGCGGCGTGGCGCATGAATTCAACAATTGCCTTGCAGGTATTCTAAGCTTTGCCGAAGTAGCTCGCGCGAAAATTGATGATCCCGAACGGGTCAAGGAATATCTGGACCATGTGATTTCCCTTGGTGAACGCGCCACCAGTGTCGCCGATCAGCTTCTGATGTTCTCGCGCCGCCGGATTGATCAGCCGACCGTCGTTCAGGTCGATACAGCCATTACCGAAATGGAAAAGCTGCTGATCACGCTGCTGGAACACCGTATTGAATTGCAAATCTGGGCCAATGATGCTCCGCTTTACACCTGCGTTGATCCGACACAGCTTTCGGCCTGCATCCTGAACCTTGCGATCAATGCCCGTGATGCGATGCCCGATGGCGGTACATTGCAGATTTCCTGCTATGGCGCGACAATCCCGCCTGCGGATGAACGCTCCCCCGATGACGAAGATGACATCTTCCCGAAGGCCGCCGCAGGCGACTATGTCGTGGTAACAGTTCAGGATACCGGCACGGGCATCCCTGCCGACATTCTTGGCAACATCTTCGAACCCTTCTTCTCGACCAAGGAACCCGGCAAGGGCACCGGGCTAGGACTGTCGATTGTTCATAGCTGGGTCGAAGAATCGAACGGCTTTATCGATGTCGAAAGCGTCGAGGGCGAAGGCACGACCTTCTCGATCTATCTGCCGCGCTCCGAAGCCGGAAAGGTCAAGGCATCCGCCTTGCAGGAAATCGACTATTTTCCGGGCAATGGCGAACGGGTTCTGATTGTTGATGATGAGCAATCCCTGCGCACGACCGCCAAGATCATCCTTGAAGATGCCGGCTTTGATGCCCTTGTGGCCCGCAGTGCCGAAGAAGCCCTACAAATCATTACCGAATCCCAGAAAACAGATCGCATTGATGTCATTCTGACCGACGTTGTGATGTCGGGACTGAGCGGACCGCAACTTGCGATCGAAGCACAACGTCAATATCCCGATCTGGCCGTCGTCTTCATGTCGGGCTATCCGGCACGCACACGCAAGGAAATGGAAAAGATGCTGGGCGACTATATCTTTGTCAAAAAACCGTTCCGCCCGGCCCAATTGCAAAAAGCCATTCACGAGGCCCTGGCCCATAAAACCGAACGCCAGCGTCTTTAG
- a CDS encoding ABC transporter substrate-binding protein → MLAEMVANGTLPPAAERLPKTPMIVTPTDKLGQYGGTWMMAQNSERDHALLIRTIGYEPLLRWTPQWTDTVPNVALSMQANSDATEFVFRLRPGMRWSDGAPFTAEDISFWYDDILRNPAFGNATPEWLTAGGNPVHVEKIDETTVAFRFDTPYGLFPTFLARPEGVEPVSYPAHFLRPLLPKYNRHADADAQKLGFKDWKDRFLSVFGMPGTIDDPSRWMNPQVPTLNGWILTGTYGKDDPLVAVRNPFYWKIDPGGRQLPYIDRVSFDLVGSKDEAGDTAITGRVNMQERHIGRRVDEILAANNNLQSFTLIESDMNILTLSLNLNDRDPVLRDIFQNKEFRVALSHAIDRDSIIGRFVPGALPHQAAPRPESPLYHTVLARQFITYDPVLAASHLANAGLTRKDDEGFLLRPDGKRLSFTIDTEGASRFEMLSAVIDYWRDVGLDVTARDLSRDVFVDMREKNNHHASAWGGDGGLDAMVLPINYLPVSSESSWYATGWAQWYSDPENPDAVEPPAEVIRQLELYNQLKATADAEKQNKLMRDILDISANQFYVMGIALPPNRKGLVAKNFKNVPKVIPAAWSYATPAPTNPSQYYLESQ, encoded by the coding sequence ATGCTTGCCGAGATGGTGGCGAACGGCACATTGCCCCCGGCCGCAGAACGCCTGCCCAAGACCCCGATGATTGTTACCCCGACTGACAAGCTTGGCCAGTATGGCGGCACCTGGATGATGGCGCAAAATTCGGAACGCGATCACGCCCTTCTGATCAGGACGATCGGCTATGAACCGCTTCTGCGCTGGACCCCGCAATGGACAGACACGGTTCCCAACGTTGCTCTTTCGATGCAGGCCAACAGTGACGCCACGGAATTTGTCTTCCGGTTGCGTCCGGGCATGCGCTGGTCGGATGGTGCGCCTTTTACCGCCGAGGATATATCCTTCTGGTACGACGACATTTTACGCAATCCGGCTTTTGGCAATGCGACGCCTGAATGGCTGACCGCAGGCGGAAATCCGGTGCATGTTGAAAAAATCGACGAAACCACGGTCGCGTTCCGCTTCGACACGCCCTATGGGCTGTTTCCGACCTTTCTTGCCCGGCCCGAAGGTGTCGAACCGGTAAGCTATCCCGCCCATTTCCTGAGGCCCCTGCTTCCGAAATATAACAGGCACGCAGATGCCGATGCGCAAAAGCTTGGCTTCAAGGATTGGAAAGATCGCTTCCTTTCGGTGTTCGGAATGCCGGGCACCATAGACGATCCCAGCCGCTGGATGAACCCGCAGGTTCCGACCCTGAACGGCTGGATTCTGACCGGGACATATGGCAAAGACGATCCGCTGGTTGCGGTTCGCAATCCGTTTTATTGGAAAATCGATCCGGGCGGACGTCAGTTACCCTATATTGATCGGGTTTCCTTTGATCTGGTCGGCAGCAAAGATGAAGCCGGTGACACCGCCATCACAGGCAGGGTCAATATGCAGGAACGCCATATTGGCCGCCGCGTGGACGAAATTCTTGCGGCCAATAACAATCTGCAATCCTTCACGCTGATTGAAAGCGACATGAATATCCTGACCCTGTCGCTTAATCTGAACGACAGGGACCCGGTGCTTCGCGACATATTCCAGAACAAGGAATTCCGCGTGGCCCTGTCGCATGCCATCGACCGCGACAGCATCATTGGCCGGTTCGTTCCCGGTGCCCTGCCCCATCAGGCCGCACCACGTCCCGAAAGCCCGCTTTACCACACGGTTCTCGCACGCCAGTTCATTACCTATGATCCGGTACTTGCCGCAAGCCATCTGGCGAATGCCGGTTTGACACGCAAAGACGACGAAGGTTTCCTTCTGCGTCCCGATGGCAAAAGGCTGTCCTTTACCATCGATACCGAAGGCGCATCCCGCTTCGAAATGCTCTCTGCCGTTATCGATTACTGGCGTGATGTCGGACTTGATGTGACCGCCCGCGACTTATCGCGTGATGTATTTGTCGATATGCGTGAAAAAAACAATCACCATGCCAGCGCATGGGGCGGTGATGGCGGGCTTGATGCCATGGTTCTGCCGATCAACTACCTGCCAGTATCCAGTGAATCATCTTGGTACGCCACCGGTTGGGCACAATGGTATTCCGACCCGGAAAATCCCGACGCGGTTGAGCCCCCGGCCGAGGTTATCCGTCAACTGGAACTCTATAACCAGTTGAAAGCCACCGCAGATGCAGAAAAACAGAATAAACTTATGCGCGATATTCTCGACATCAGCGCAAATCAGTTTTACGTTATGGGAATTGCCTTGCCGCCCAATCGCAAAGGGCTTGTGGCAAAGAACTTCAAGAATGTTCCCAAGGTCATCCCGGCGGCTTGGAGCTATGCCACACCGGCACCAACCAATCCATCCCAGTATTATCTTGAGAGCCAATAA
- a CDS encoding lipase chaperone, producing the protein MADQRAKHVAPKSSIRWGAVAVCILIAVFLFVTPNDHASAQQNSCAVARAPVASLSFINQDPMLDRHRSVRWLNNRANQGSRYLVTGLTEYELQARFDMRLEPVEVGVGAFCLYPIRINPEVEVIKHLVYVASELERGTCEYDVVYAHEGQHVQINQHMEQDIQRELDAMVSEIMADFAAMRPVGAGEVQRLQRRLLNQYGQDFKRRLRAIDLARREDHRAIDTPDEYERLSKACGPNSAFQTTLPDAMR; encoded by the coding sequence ATGGCAGATCAAAGGGCGAAACACGTTGCACCCAAATCATCGATCAGGTGGGGCGCGGTTGCAGTATGCATTCTGATCGCGGTGTTTCTGTTTGTGACGCCCAACGATCATGCCTCCGCACAGCAAAACAGTTGTGCGGTTGCGCGTGCGCCTGTTGCAAGCCTGTCATTTATCAATCAGGACCCGATGCTGGATCGTCATCGGTCTGTGCGCTGGCTTAACAACCGGGCCAATCAGGGAAGTCGTTATCTGGTGACCGGCCTGACCGAATATGAACTTCAGGCGCGGTTTGACATGCGCCTTGAGCCGGTCGAGGTCGGCGTTGGGGCATTCTGTCTGTATCCGATCCGGATTAACCCCGAGGTCGAAGTGATCAAGCATCTGGTGTATGTCGCATCCGAGCTAGAGCGTGGCACATGTGAATATGACGTGGTCTATGCCCATGAAGGGCAGCACGTGCAGATCAATCAGCATATGGAACAGGATATCCAGCGGGAACTTGATGCCATGGTCTCCGAAATTATGGCGGACTTTGCCGCCATGCGACCAGTTGGTGCGGGCGAGGTGCAACGCCTGCAACGGCGGTTACTGAACCAGTATGGACAGGATTTCAAACGCCGTTTGCGCGCCATCGATCTTGCGCGGCGCGAAGACCATCGCGCGATAGATACCCCGGATGAATATGAACGGCTATCGAAGGCGTGCGGGCCAAATTCGGCATTCCAGACAACATTGCCCGATGCAATGCGCTGA